The DNA region GTTAGTATTTTGATTATTTGGTTGGTTAATTGATGTTGGTCCCTGTAATATTTCCATCTTGCAGACTTTTGTTAGCTGAATTAGATTGTGAACTGTCTGCTGCTGGCACGAAAGCAACATAAAACTTTCTTACAAATTTTGATTGGTAAGAGGTCTTTTTGTtgtcaatttatttatttgttaaaattaaaaattcccaACTTATTGCGATAATATCGGTGTTGGCATGTGGCATTTTTAGCCTTCTAATTGATATGATCGAGGTTGGACATACGGGCGGTTCTTCATCTCAagcaaacagtgaaaatgggaaCCATTCCCATTTGCACCCTGAAGAAAGTACATCTGAACTGGCCAATGAATTTCGTACTGAATGGTTACTTACTGAAGCAAATGGTTCTGGATTTATGAACACAGAAACATCAGAAGAGACTGCTGAACATTCCCAACCACTTTGTAATGATTTGTCCAAGAATACTATTAGTGAAAGTTTAGGGTTGTTACCCGAAGATTCAAGCAAGAACATCCAGGCTGATCAGATTTCATCTCCCCAACTTTGTAGTGCAGAGCCAACATTTAGCTCTGGTGAACTGCCAGAGCAGCAACAGCAGCTTGATTCTCAAAGTTTACCCAATGGTATAGGAAATAGTTTATCTGCTGGTGTTTCTAATGAAGGCATGGAATTGAATCCCAAAGATATAATCATGGGTAATGGTGGCAAGCATTTACAATTACCTTCTAAAGATGCAAACCCTTTAGGATTGCCTCAAGAACTTGCTTCAACAAATCCTACCATTCAACAACCAGATCGCCATTGTGAAGACATCTCCAAAGATTCTGGCCTGGAACAGCATGAAACAACACctaaaaatttggttaagaattCTGGCCAACGCAAGGGTGGAAAAACTTCCAAACAAGTacagaaaaaaaatctaagagcTTTGAGAAGCAGTGACAGGGTTTTGCGCTCAAAATCAGAAGAGAAATCTAAAGCTACCGAGTCGAGCAAGAAATCTACTGCTACTGAGTCGAGCAAGAAATCTACTGCTACTGAGTTGAGCAAGAAATCTACTGCTACTGAGTCGAGCAAGAAATCTACTGCTACTGAGTCGAGCAAGAAATCTACTGCTACTGAGTCGAGCAAGAAATCTACTGCTACTGAGTCGAGAAAGAAATCTAGTGCTACTGAGTCGAGCAAGAAATCTACTGCTACTGAGTCGAGCAAGAAACCTACTGCTACTGAGTCAAGCAAGAAATCTACTGCTACTGAGTCAAGCAAGAAATCTACTGGTACTGAGTCGAGCAATAATTTGACCAATGTTGATCCTAGCAAGCAGCAAAaaaggaagaagaggaagagggagaaggagaaggaagaaaaaaaagaagtttcTGATGAATATTTAAGAATCAGGAAGCATCTTAGGTATTTATTGAATCGAATAAGCTATGAGCGAAGTCTGATTGCTGCATATTCTGCAGAAGGCTGGAAGGGACTAAGGTGTGTTTGTTATACCATTTTATGTTGTATCTCTTTGCTACAATGTTGTTTATGAGCTAATTATCATTACAATGTCACAAAATGTTTAAGCATCTAACAATGCCTTATAATATTCACTGTCTGATATTACCTGCATACTACCGTGGATAGCTAATGTCTGTTTGTTGCTTTGGAATGTTTGTGTAACCTGCAGCCTAGAAAAGTTAAAGCCAGAGAAGGAGCTTCAACGTGCTGCATCTGAAATTCTTCGACGTAAATTGAAAATTAGAGATTTATTTCAACGTATTGAGTCATTGTGTACCGAAGGAAGGCTTGCAGAATCTTTATTTGATTCTGAAGGAGAAATTGACAGTGAGGATGTAGGAAAAGCATAATTATAAGCATTGTTCATATATTCTTAGTTGCTATTTTctcattaattataataatttaagtcTTGGAAATGGAAATGCGTAGACATAAAATCCTTTAATTGCAGATATTCTGCGCATTATGCGGGTCCAAAGACATTCCTGCCAACAATGATATCATACTTTGTGATGGTGCTTGTGACCGAGGATTCCATCAATATTGCTTGCAACCACCTTTGCTAAAAGAAGACAGTAATATTCTTCCGTTACCTACTTGATGGTACTAATTTGATATATTGGGTTTTGAATTGTTTTAATCTTGATAATACTTTTCTTTTGCGCCTCCTCTCTCGTGTTACAGTTCCTCCAGATGATGAGGGTTGGCTATGCCCCGGATGTGATTGCAAATTTGATTGTATCGAATTAGTTAATGAATCTCAAGGAACAAATTTTTCTCTTGAAGACAGTTGGGAGGTCAATaatggtttttctttcttttcattagTTAGTACATTGAACTTTATTTTATTCCTCATCGAGCTCCTTTCTATCAACAGAAAGTCTTTCCAGAGGCAGCTGTAGCTGCAGGGGGACAAAATCAGGATCCTAACTATGGATTACCTTCAGATGATTCTGATGACAATGATTATAATCCTGATATTTCAGAAAATGACGAAAAGGATCAGGAAGATGAGTCAAGTTCTGATGAATCTGATTTCACTTCTGCATCTGATGAAGTGGAAGTGCCAGCCAAAGTTGATCCTTATTTGGGGCTTCCATCTGACGATTCTGAGGATGATGATTATAACCCTGATGGTCCGGATCAGGATCATGACAATGTGGCTAAGTCGGAAAGTTCAAGTTCAGATTTTTCCTCTGATTCTGATGATCTTGGTGCTATGTTAGTAGATGATATTTCTTCTCAAAAAGGTCACATGTCTAATGGTTCTTCCAGAAAATCCAAGAGTAAAAAACCTAAGCTCAGTGGAAAGAAGTCTTTGAACAGTGAGGTGTTAACAACAATGGAACCAGCTTCCGGAGAAGATGATGCTACTGTTTCTGAGAAACGAAGCATTCCAAGGTTGGACTACAAAAGGCTATATGATGTGAGTGCCATTTTACAGACATGATTCTCTTCCGTCATTAAATCAGCTCCTTTTTTTTCCCGCATTTAGGAAACTGGTGAAGATCCATTGTCGTCATAGATCATCTGACTTTGTGCTTGATGGAGTCTGTCCTAAGTTGCTTATATGCGGTGTCCTTTCATCTGTTCAATCATCTGATGTCTTGGTCATTTCCTTTGTGATTTGCTCGTCTTTCTTTTTGTGTACATACAGGAGACATATGGCAATGTTCCTTCTAGTTCCAGTGATGACGAAGATTGGAACGATGGCACAGCACCAAGAAAAAAGAAGATACGTAATGCTGAAGTGGCTACAACATCAGCAAATGGAAATGCTTCTCCAACTGGTAGTGTCTCGGTTTCCAATGGTTTAAAGAAGAACCCAGGAGAGAAGCGTGCACCTAGGAGAAGCGCCAATGGTTTAAAGCAGAACCGAGGAGAGCAGCATACACCTAAGAGAAGTGCCAATGGTTTAAAGCAGAAACCAGAAGAGGATCATACACCTAGAAGATGCACTCGGAAGAAGTCAAATCAGAAGGGTACTGCTAGATCACCTGCTAAATTACCCAAAGCCACTCCTAAATCACCTGCTAAATTACCGGAACCCACTCCCACACCTGGTTCAAGCGGTAAAAAGGCTGGTTCATCAACATATAAAAGACTAGGAGAAGCCGTAACGCAGGTAAATATGGGGTTCTTATAAGAGTTCTATAAAATCACGAACAAGACAAAAAACTTGAGTATAATCAAGCTTCTGATTGTGAAACAGTAGAGATTAATTTgattgttatttattaatttcatGGAGATCTTGTTTTGCAGGGACTTCAAAGTTCCTTTAAGCAAAATCAGTACCCTGATCGAGCAATGAAAGAGAGTTTGGCTAAAGAGCTTGGAATTACGTTCCGACAGGTCTTTAGCTCATCAACATGGTTTTGTTTGTTCTTCTGGtttttcattttcgggcttctTATATAGAAAGACTTGTGTGCAGGTTAGCAAATGGTTTGAAAATGCTCGCTGGTTCTTCAACAATTCAAATAATGTTTCTGGAGCATCACCCAAAAAAGTTGCAGGTAATGATATTACCCCATCGGCTCGTCGAAAGAAGTGAAAAAGAACTGGAGATATGATAAAATGGTGTCCTGGAATTCAGGCTGTTGATGTAGTTTCAAAATCATGATAAGAGATTCAAAAATCTTTATATCGAATGCAACATGGAAGGCGATGAATTTGTTGGTTGAGAATGAATTTTACAGAAAATTTTAACTCTTTTGTTGTCTGTATTTTGTAATTTACTGATTCAAAAGAACCTTTTAAGACGAAACAAGTAGGGATTTAATCACGGTTTTATGAAAGCTTGAACTCGATTCGAAGTTTGGTTTAAGTTTCAGTTGAGGTGTTTAACCGAATGTGATTCGGTAATTTTTGAGTTGAGTTTGAGTCAAGTTGGAGCAGTTGAAGCTAAGGTCATTGTATGATACAATTATCCAAGTTCACTAAACGATTCCGAGGATTCAGCTTGAAAGAACGAATGGGAATGGGATTAATAGTATCTTGTGTGGCAACGTCGGTGGGGAGCAAGCGGCCAGCCACCGCAACAAGGTTTGGCTCATCAATCTCATGTATGCTTAAATTTGTAGCTATTAGTCTCTGTATTCTGCTAAAGTTCAGAATTTTTTCTACTATTCCGGTTCTGTTAAACTCagttaagttttgttattttcgaAAATTGATATCCTAAAATTATTATCGCGTTGAAATATATAAGGATttggaattttaaaattcagaaaGTATTAAGGATTTGgaatgattttattgaaaaatatggaTTAAGTTTACAATTATACTTATGGTAAAtaattagtaattgaatttaattaagcAAATTTATTTATTGTTGTCTATGTcatgacaaaaaattctaaatttaaaaagtatgagATTATAATTGACCAATTTAgaaagtatataaattaaatttgcaattttcataaagaacaaaaattaataacaaaatttaacctaattttattaattcaatttttagaattatattaataataagcCATTAAGTAAATTTATCAATCCTACAATCAAtcaattgatacaaattgattaaaaaaaatcttttatctTAGTGATTAATATTACTTgtaatattgttatttattaactTACGTAACTCAGTTTGTTCCTTTTTATCATTATTCGTTaacaaattagttaattaaatataaatgtgTATGGTACTAGAgcttctaaattatttttatatatgtatttttatttttcttgttttctttattGTCTATCAACCTAAGGCTTAAATGCCCCTTATTTATAACTATAGTACTACTTGGGTCAATGTGGTTCAAGTCGCTCAATTATTATTCACACCCATATAATAACAGTTCTCCTAAGTCTTATAGTTCAAATCTCCACCAATCAAGATGTCTCCTCAATGAATCATACAAGACTCTCCACGAAGGCTAAGGATAACCCCGCAACAGATTAACTGCCAGATAGATGACACTTTGAAAATTCCTCCCTAAAGAGCTGGCCCACTCGCAACTGATTGTAAGTTGAGCTTACAAGATAAAACACAAGGTAGATGAGAATATTAACAAACATAAGACTGGATTAGTTATGAAAGGGTTTACACAGCTTGAGAGGTATAGCCATTTTTTCTCCGATTGCTAAAATGACAAAATTCTAGACTTGGGTGACTCTTATAAATGTGAATAACTGACATCAGTGGCATTCTTAATGAGGAGGTATACTTGAAGCTGCCTCTATCCACTTGCCttgtataaattcataagcaaaaATGGGTCTTCTTAATGTCCATGAAGCTatctttcaccaaaaaaaaaaatgtccATGAAGCTCTATATTAGGGGGAATATTACATGTAAATACTGTTAATTACTCTATTTTTTAACTCTCAGTTAATAAGTTAATTAACtgattataaatataaaaaaattctctcaattttatatattttttatatataccttcaataaaatgttaattatattaatatattcgtAAACATTAAATGTGAGTTTGAATATAAcgtaaaacatatttaaaatacacACATCAAATTATAATCATATTGACAAtcgagatttttttttaataatttgattcatctgttttaAGTATACATTACATCAAATTTGAGTTAACATTTAACACATCGATTAATGGTTAGGCTAATTACgggacctaattgatataataCTCTAATAATTTGagaatttatactattatttaaatccctaattgagttagaaaaaattataaaaatgtccattcataattaaaataaattatattattccacttcactttaatttttttatttcaaa from Gossypium hirsutum isolate 1008001.06 chromosome A04, Gossypium_hirsutum_v2.1, whole genome shotgun sequence includes:
- the LOC107945144 gene encoding homeobox protein HAT3.1; the protein is MIEVGHTGGSSSQANSENGNHSHLHPEESTSELANEFRTEWLLTEANGSGFMNTETSEETAEHSQPLCNDLSKNTISESLGLLPEDSSKNIQADQISSPQLCSAEPTFSSGELPEQQQQLDSQSLPNGIGNSLSAGVSNEGMELNPKDIIMGNGGKHLQLPSKDANPLGLPQELASTNPTIQQPDRHCEDISKDSGLEQHETTPKNLVKNSGQRKGGKTSKQVQKKNLRALRSSDRVLRSKSEEKSKATESSKKSTATESSKKSTATELSKKSTATESSKKSTATESSKKSTATESSKKSTATESRKKSSATESSKKSTATESSKKPTATESSKKSTATESSKKSTGTESSNNLTNVDPSKQQKRKKRKREKEKEEKKEVSDEYLRIRKHLRYLLNRISYERSLIAAYSAEGWKGLSLEKLKPEKELQRAASEILRRKLKIRDLFQRIESLCTEGRLAESLFDSEGEIDSEDIFCALCGSKDIPANNDIILCDGACDRGFHQYCLQPPLLKEDIPPDDEGWLCPGCDCKFDCIELVNESQGTNFSLEDSWEKVFPEAAVAAGGQNQDPNYGLPSDDSDDNDYNPDISENDEKDQEDESSSDESDFTSASDEVEVPAKVDPYLGLPSDDSEDDDYNPDGPDQDHDNVAKSESSSSDFSSDSDDLGAMLVDDISSQKGHMSNGSSRKSKSKKPKLSGKKSLNSEVLTTMEPASGEDDATVSEKRSIPRLDYKRLYDETYGNVPSSSSDDEDWNDGTAPRKKKIRNAEVATTSANGNASPTGSVSVSNGLKKNPGEKRAPRRSANGLKQNRGEQHTPKRSANGLKQKPEEDHTPRRCTRKKSNQKGTARSPAKLPKATPKSPAKLPEPTPTPGSSGKKAGSSTYKRLGEAVTQGLQSSFKQNQYPDRAMKESLAKELGITFRQVSKWFENARWFFNNSNNVSGASPKKVAGNDITPSARRKK